GAACTGCTGTAAGTTTTCTGTCCACTTTTATCCTGATGTGGTCAGGCGTCATGCATACGTAGGCAGCCATGATCTAATGAACccaagcagctgcaggttttggAGGTTTTTGATGTTCCAGTGATGATAGACCCTCAGGGAATGACAGAAGATTTACCTGCCGTGTGAACTCTCTGGTGCTTTGTTAGGTTGGACAAATCAGAAAaagtttttccacagctttgACATGAATATGGTCTTTCTCTGGTGTGACTGCGTTGGTGTAGTCTTAGCTTGGAAGCAGAGGggaacgcttttccacactgtgcacatgagtaaggtttctctccagtgtgaatacgtttgTGTGTCGCTAAGTTACTGAgctgagagaatgcttttccacactggtcacatgaatgaggtttttctccagtgtgaatacgttggtgtaTCAGTAGGCAACTGAGCTGAaagaacgcttttccacactgttcacatgagtgaggtttttctccagtgtgaatacgttggtgtgtCATTAAGTTACTGAATTGAGAGAATGTTTtgccacactgttcacaccagtgAGATTTCTCTCTAGTGTGAACTTGTTGGTGTGTCAGTAAGTTACTGCGGTCACaaaacgcttttccacactgttcacatgagtgaggtttttctccagtatgAATACGTTGGTGTGTTTGAAAATGACCAAGCTGAGAAAATGCTTTACCACACTCTTGACATGAGTAacgtttctctccagtgtgaagacGTCGATGTATATGTAAACTACAGAggcgagagaatgcttttccacactgttcacatgagtgaggtttctctccagtgtgaacacgttggtgtctcTGTAAATTACTGAGATAAGGGAACGTTTTACCGCACTGATCACATGAGTGAGTTTTTTTTCGAGtatgaacatgttggtgtgtcTTTAAATTACTCAGCTGAGAGAACAATTTTCCACAGTGTTCACACGAgtaaggtttttctccagtgtgaacacgacTGTGGATTTCCAAAGCCATTGACCCGTAGAAAGCTGCTCCACATTCAGCGCAGGTGTATGGTCCTAATCCTGCATGAGTTTGCTGATGGGTCTTTAGGCTATTTTTAGAAGTGAAggtttttccacactgttcacacc
Above is a window of Betta splendens chromosome 9, fBetSpl5.4, whole genome shotgun sequence DNA encoding:
- the LOC114861327 gene encoding zinc finger protein 260-like; translated protein: MDQNKLEQIERDVVHHDQSDTTHPTLTEQDRSTSGVKEQQDPDRAGTTDQQKHKGRRVSRLYLCHQCDQAFTRPSALKNHQRIHSGEKPYSCEQCGKTLTSRSNLKVHQQIHTGERPCTCTECGATFHRSKDLELHNRVHTGEKPHSCKLCGKAFSLSRSLVQHQSIHTGEKPHRCDKCGKTFSQHSTLLKHQRVHTGEKPYWCEQCGKTFPHLNCLTSHQRAHTGEKPYWCEQCGKTFPHRSYLTIHQRIHTREKPYWCEQCGKTFTSKNSLKTHQQTHAGLGPYTCAECGAAFYGSMALEIHSRVHTGEKPYSCEHCGKLFSQLSNLKTHQHVHTRKKTHSCDQCGKTFPYLSNLQRHQRVHTGEKPHSCEQCGKAFSRLCSLHIHRRLHTGEKRYSCQECGKAFSQLGHFQTHQRIHTGEKPHSCEQCGKAFCDRSNLLTHQQVHTREKSHWCEQCGKTFSQFSNLMTHQRIHTGEKPHSCEQCGKAFFQLSCLLIHQRIHTGEKPHSCDQCGKAFSQLSNLATHKRIHTGEKPYSCAQCGKAFPSASKLRLHQRSHTRERPYSCQSCGKTFSDLSNLTKHQRVHTAGKSSVIP